The genomic segment GGTCGCCATGTGTGTTAATGATATTTTGGTGCAAGGCGCAGAACCTTTATTCTTTCTTGATTATTTGGCTGTTGGCAAACTTGATCCTGAGCGTGTGGCTAATATTGTGACCGGGGTTGCTAAAGGGTGCGAATTGGCTGGATGTGCCTTGGTCGGTGGGGAAACCGCTGAAATGCCAGGATTTTATCCTGAAGAAGAGTATGATGTGGCTGGTTTCTCCGTGGGCGCAGTTAACCGAGAAGACTTGATTGATGGTTCGAAGATTCAGGAAGAGGATGTTTTGATCGGACTTCCTTCTTCCGGTTTTCACAGTAACGGCTATTCGCTCGTGCGTAAGATTTTTGCTCCTTATGCGATGGATACCGTTTTTCCAGAGCTAGGGGAACCCCTAGGTGAGGCGCTCTTGCGTCCAACTCGTATTTATGTAAAGACCGTTTTACAACTGCTTTCCAAACATCAGATTCTCGGAATGGCTCATATTACTGGGGGCGGCTTGACGGAAAACATCCCCCGAGTGCTCCCCGAGGGACTTGGCTTGCGAATTTCAATTTCTTCTTGGGAGGTTCCCGCCTTATTTACCCTTATTCAACGTTTGGGTGAAATTGAAGCTGCGGAAATGCGTCGGACGTTCAATATGGGAATTGGCTTTGTTTTAATTGTTCATCCTGATGAGGTTAAGGCTGTCCAAGATGAACTTCAAAGTTTAGGAGAAATGAGCTATGTGATTGGGGAAGTGACCCGTGGGAAAGGGGTCGAATACGTGTGAGGATCGGAGTTTTAGCTTCAGGTCGGGGGAGCAATCTCCAGGCGTTAATCGAAGCCTGGCAGGAGGGTAAGTTTCCCGCTGAGTTTGTCGCAGTGGGTTCAGATCATGCTGAGGCACTGGCCTTGAAGCGAGCTGAAAAAGCTAATATTCCTCAGCGTGCCTTCCCGTTAAAGGATTATTCCACACGGGGGGAGCAAGAACAGGCTATTTTGGACTGGCTGAAAGAAAGTCAGGTGGAACTCTTAGTTCTCGCTGGATTTATGCGGGTACTAAGCTCTGATTTTTTAAGTGCTCTAAATTGTCCTGTCTTAAATATCCATCCTTCACTATTACCCTCCTTCCCAGGGCTTCATGCACAACGACAAGCTATTGAGTATGGTGTAAAAGTTGCGGGGTGTACCGTTCATTTTGTGGATGAAGGCTTAGATAGCGGACCCATTATTTTGCAAGAAGCGGTTCCCGTCGAACCAGGAGATACGGAAGAAACGTTGACCGAAAGAATCTTGAAGGTCGAACATAAACTCTATCCGGAAGCGGTTCGGCTGGTGACAACCGGTCAAATTAAATAGGGTAGTATATGAAGTTGAAAATAGATAATAATTAAAACGGAGGAAGGATAGAATGAAACGCGTAGTAATTAGTGTTTCCGATAAAACGGGAATTCTTGAATTAGGAAAA from the Desulfitobacterium metallireducens DSM 15288 genome contains:
- the purM gene encoding phosphoribosylformylglycinamidine cyclo-ligase — translated: MGYTYRDSGVDIEAGSTAVELMKPAVKRTMRPEVLGGLGGFGGLFALDLKKFSNPVLVSGTDGVGTKLRLAFQMDKHDTIGQDAVAMCVNDILVQGAEPLFFLDYLAVGKLDPERVANIVTGVAKGCELAGCALVGGETAEMPGFYPEEEYDVAGFSVGAVNREDLIDGSKIQEEDVLIGLPSSGFHSNGYSLVRKIFAPYAMDTVFPELGEPLGEALLRPTRIYVKTVLQLLSKHQILGMAHITGGGLTENIPRVLPEGLGLRISISSWEVPALFTLIQRLGEIEAAEMRRTFNMGIGFVLIVHPDEVKAVQDELQSLGEMSYVIGEVTRGKGVEYV
- the purN gene encoding phosphoribosylglycinamide formyltransferase, with the protein product MRIGVLASGRGSNLQALIEAWQEGKFPAEFVAVGSDHAEALALKRAEKANIPQRAFPLKDYSTRGEQEQAILDWLKESQVELLVLAGFMRVLSSDFLSALNCPVLNIHPSLLPSFPGLHAQRQAIEYGVKVAGCTVHFVDEGLDSGPIILQEAVPVEPGDTEETLTERILKVEHKLYPEAVRLVTTGQIK